A genomic window from Engraulis encrasicolus isolate BLACKSEA-1 chromosome 14, IST_EnEncr_1.0, whole genome shotgun sequence includes:
- the ruvbl1 gene encoding ruvB-like 1, translated as MKIEEVKSTTKTQRIASHSHVKGLGLDEAGNAKQTASGLVGQEAAREACGIIVELIRAKKMAGRAVLFAGPPGTGKTALALAMAQELGNKVPFCPMVGSEVYSSEIKKTEVLMENFRRAIGLRIKETKEVYEGEVTELTPCETENPMGGYGKTISHVIIGLKTAKGTKQLKLDPSIYESLQKERVETGDVIYIEANSGAVKRQGRCDTFATEFDLEAEEYVPLPKGDVHKKKEIIQDVTLHDLDVANARPQGGQDIMSMMGQLMKPKKTEITDKLRAEINKVVNRYIDQGVAELVPGVLFVDEVHMLDIECFTYLHRALESSISPIVVFASNRGNCLIRGTEDITSPHGIPLDLLDRVMIIRTMLYTPQEMKQIIKIRAQTEGLTISEEALSHLGEIGTKTTLRYAVQLLTPASLLARVQGKENVEREQVEEINELFYDAKSSAKILQDQHTKFMK; from the exons ATGAAGATAGAGGAGGTCAAAAGTACTACGAAAACACAGCGCATCGCCTCGCACAGCCATGTGAAAGGCCTTGGACTAGATGAAGCCGGTAATGCTAAGCAGACTGCGTCAGGCCTGGTGGGACAGGAGGCGGCAAGAGAG GCATGTGGCATCATAGTGGAACTGATTCGTGCCAAGAAAATGGCTGGGAGGGCAGTACTGTTCGCAGGACCCCCAGGAACTGGAAAG acGGCCCTGGCATTGGCCATGGCCCAAGAGCTGGGCAACAAGGTTCCCTTCTGTCCCATGGTTGGCAGTGAGGTGTACTCCTCTGAAATCAAGAAGACCGAAGTGCTCATGGAAAACTTCAGAAGGGCCATTG ggctgcgcATAAAAGAGACGAAGGAGGTGTACGAGGGGGAGGTGACGGAGTTGACGCCGTGTGAGACGGAGAACCCCATGGGGGGCTACGGGAAGACCATCAGCCATGTCATCATCGGCCTGAAGACGGCCAAAGGCACAAAGCAGCTCAAG CTGGATCCCAGCATCTATGAGAgcctacagaaagagagagtggaaacTGGAGATGTTATTTACATCGAAGCCAACAGCGGAGCAGTCAAG AGGCAGGGGCGGTGTGATACGTTCGCCACAGAGTTTGATCTGGAGGCGGAAGAGTACGTGCCTCTGCCCAAAGGAGACGTGCACAAAAAGAAGGAGATCATCCAGGACGTCACCCTCCATGACCTCGACGTAGCCAACGCCAGACCACAG GGAGGACAGGACATCATGTCAATGATGGGACAACTGATGAAGCCCAAGAAGACAGAAATCACAG ACAAGTTGCGAGCGGAGATCAACAAGGTGGTGAACAGGTACATTGACCAGGGTGTGGCTGAGCTGGTGCCCGGCGTGCTGTTTGTGGATGAGGTTCACATGCTGGACATTGAGTGCTTCACTTACCTGCACCGCGCTCTCGAGAGCTCCATATCGCCCATCGTCGTGTTCGCCTCCAACCGAGGAAACTGcctcatcag gGGTACGGAGGACATCACGTCTCCGCACGGCATCCCCCTGGACCTGCTGGACAGAGTCATGATCATCAGGACCATGCTCTACACACCACAGGAGATGAAGCag atcatcAAGATCCGTGCCCAGACTGAAGGCCTCACCATAAGTGAAGAAGCGCTTAGCCACCTGGGAGAGATTGGCACCAAGACCACACTGAG GTATGCGGTGCAGCTGTTGACGCCGGCGAGCCTGCTGGCCCGTGTGCAGGGGAAGGAGAACGTGGAGCGGGAGCAGGTGGAGGAGATCAATGAGCTCTTCTACGACGCCAAGTCCTCCGCTAAGATCCTACAGGACCAGCACACCAAGTTCATGAAATAA
- the eefsec gene encoding selenocysteine-specific elongation factor, with the protein MADGESGGGSTKTLNFNIGVLGHVDSGKTSLARALSSTASTAAFDKNPQSRERGITLDLGFSSFTVDLPQHLEDECRPRGYENLQFTLVDCPGHASLIRTIIGGAQIIDLMVLVVDVVKGMQTQTAECLLIGQLTCSRMLVILNKTDLLPSSKRQSAIEKMTKRMHKTLENTRFKDCPVIAVAAKPGGPEAADTEEPQGITELVEVLKQQAFLPQRDASGPLLMAVDHCFSIRGQGTVMTGTILQGAVRINDTVEIPALKVTKKVKSMQMFRRPVSVAMQGDRLGVCVTQFDPKLLERGVVCSPGSLHTLHAAVISAHKIGYFRGTLASRSKFHISLGHETVMGRISFFGSADATVALDSGSGSGPGEEAECADFSFEREYRHQDEYVSGPSEGRDPEQWALLEFEKPVTCSANCLVIGSRLDTDIHANTCRLAFHGRLLHGMEEKNYVETTLPRLLISKDKHREGTVERVTDDYTVIGRNLFKKETNLQLFVGLKVSLSTGESGVIEGGFGQSGKVKIRIPEGLKEETKQLLSGGKKKGKGGGKNDVAKEEEPKSDSQPVVIQLCFKRYIFDPKKRMVQS; encoded by the exons ATGGCTGACGGAGAAAGCGGGGGAGGTTCTACGAAAACACTGAATTTTAACATTGGTGTTTTGGGGCATGTTGACAGCGGCAAAACGTCCTTGGCTCGGGCTCTCAGTAGCACTGCCTCCACGGCTGCCTTTGACAAGAACCCGCAGTCCCGGGAGCGAGGGATCACTCTGGACCTGGGTTTCAGTTCCTTCACCGTGGACCTCCCGCAGCATCTGGAAGACGAATGTCGTCCACGCGGCTACGAGAATCTGCAGTTCACGCTTGTGGATTGCCCAGGCCATGCATCTCTCATCCGCACAATCATCGGAG GTGCCCAGATCATCGACCTGATGGTACTGGTGGTGGACGTGGTGAAAGGGATGCAGACGCAGACAGCAGAGTGCCTTCTGATTGGTCAACTGACCTGTTCACGCATGCTGGTTATCCTCAATAAAACGGACCTGTTGCCAAGCAGCAAGAGGCAAAGTGCCATCGAGAAGATGACCAAGAGGATGCACAAGACTCTGGAGAATactag GTTTAAAGACTGTCCCGTCATAGCAGTGGCAGCCAAGCCAGGAGGTCCTGAGGCAGCAGACACGGAGGAGCCCCAAGGCATCACCGAGCTAgtggag GTGCTGAAGCAGCAGGCCTTCCTGCCCCAGAGGGACGCGTCAGGACCGCTGCTCATGGCCGTTGACCACTGCTTCTCCATCCGAGGCCAAGGCACCGTCATGACAGGAACCATCCTGCAGGGGGCGGTACGCATCAACGACACCGTGGAGATCCCAGCACTGAAG GTGACAAAGAAAGTGAAGTCCATGCAGATGTTCCGTCGGCCGGTGAGCGTGGCCATGCAGGGCGATCGCCTGGGCGTGTGCGTGACCCAGTTCGACCCCAAGCTGCTGGAGCGAGGAGTGGTGTGCTCGCCCGGCTCCCTGCACACGCTCCACGCCGCCGTCATCTCCGCCCACAAGATCGGCTACTTCCGCGGCACGCTGGCCAGCCGCAGCAAGTTCCACATTAGCCTGGGCCACGAGACCGTTATGGGCCGCATCTCTTTCTTTGGTTCGGCGGATGCTACGGTGGCATTGGACTCTGGATCCGGATCTGGACCCGGTGAGGAGGCTGAGTGTGCGGACTTCTCGTTCGAGCGGGAGTACCGTCATCAGGACGAGTACGTGAGCGGACCAAGCGAGGGGCGGGACCCCGAGCAGTGGGCCCTATTGGAGTTTGAGAAACCCGTCACGTGTTCAGCCAACTGCCTGGTGATTGGCTCTCGGCTGGACACGGACATTCACGCCAACACGTGTCGGCTGGCCTTCCATGGCCGGCTGCTGCacgggatggaggagaagaactATGTGGAGACCACTCTCCCTCGCCTGCTCATCAGCAAAGATAAGCACAGAGAGGGCACCGTGGAACgg GTAACGGATGACTACACCGTGATTGGACGAAATCTGTTTAAGAAGGAGACAAACCTCCAGCTGTTTGTGGGCCTGAAGGTCAGCCTGTCTACAGGGGAGTCAGGTGTCATCGAGGGGGGCTTTGGGCAGAGTGGGAAAGTAAAGATCCGCATACCAG AGGGACTGAAAGAGGAGACAAAGCAGCTTCTGTCCGGCGGtaagaagaaaggaaaggggggCGGGAAGAATGACGTGGCTAAAGAGGAAGAGCCCAAAAGTGACTCTCAGCCCGTTGTGATCCAGCTGTGCTTCAAGAGGTACATCTTCGACCCCAAGAAGAGGATGGTGCAGTCCTGA
- the mustn1a gene encoding musculoskeletal embryonic nuclear protein 1a, with protein sequence MSQMEDGDEQVQRPEVREEDLLEARDQLSEKKEVKSKTFEVMEECERAGKAAPSVFSKNRSGKETAFNSKPGKK encoded by the exons ATGTCTCAG ATGGAGGATGGCGACGAGCAGGTGCAGCGTCCTGAGGTGCGGGAGGAAGACCTCCTGGAAGCGAGGGACCAACTGAGCGAGAAGAAGGAAGTGAAGAGCAAGACCTTTGAAGTGATGGAGGAGTGTG AACGTGCTGGCAAAGCAGCCCCTTCAGTGTTCAGTAAAAATCGCTCAGGGAAGGAGACGGCGTTCAACAGCAAACCAGGCAAGAAGTAA